Genomic segment of Populus nigra chromosome 14, ddPopNigr1.1, whole genome shotgun sequence:
ttaaaatcatattttttttttaaaataaaaaaatattattttaatatataaaaaaaaacattttctcttgttaaaataattttccctcgattgagttttaatctaataaaatcagataaaaatagaagacttcgaaggttaaaaaaaataaattagcggATGTCATTAGGCACTAGCCACCTCTGTTCTTGAATGACCTGCTGCCAATGTCATGACCTGCATCTACATGCCAATTCTCCAGAATACAAGACTTGTTACCTAAGTTTCCTGAACAACAAACACTTCACAGTTCACAGTGTCTGGTTGCCTTTGTTCTGCCTGTTTCCGGCCCGGCTGCAGCAACTACCCTGACAAGCCACTCCTTAGAGCTTTGCTTTCATAATTGGGACTTGTCCAGGGTTAGATTGATCCCTACCATTTCTAATGAGATGCCAGTAATTCACCTAACTTCAGTTCTAGCGTATCTTCTTTTATACTGATAGGATTAGCTCCTACCAGTAACTAAACTATTACCTTATTGATACCAGCTTCTTCATGTTCGCTAAAGGTTAacgagcaaaatagagtgtaGGATGCATAAATTACCATTTTATGAGTGGTAATGGACGTAAGGAGAGGAATAGATTTGGAAACTAAGTTTGATTTTATACAAAAAGTTATTTCTTTTACACAACCTTGATTATCAGTTATCATTCTACAGTATTGATGATGAACCCAAAATTGCAGAGGAGCTCGTTTTAGTAGCGGATGAGCTATCTCTGCTTTCTTCATCATCCAAATCAGATAGGTGGTCATCTTCAGAATCTGATTCGCTTAGGGATAAGTCTTCAACTTCGGAATTATCTTCAGCTTCAGACAAATCTTCATAAGTGGCACTTGCTTTTATTTCTGTAAGACCTGGAGGAAAACTATTGCAAGACAAATCACTGTTTTGCTTTACAGGTTTCCCAGATTCCTCCAAGTACTTTCGTGTTGGACCATCCAAGATAGACCCGGGATTCCTATTGTTTGAATCACCATAAAGTGCATTGTGCCTGCAGTAGAGCTCCAATTCTTTTTCAGCGATGGCAATGAAGTGCCTCACAGTCTCGAGTGATTGCTCGTATTTTGATTTCTCTAGTGCCTGCAAAGGCAAGGAAGAGTTAATCAACTTAGCTGCTAACTAGTTTTGAATAGGATCACAAGGTTGCATATGAGACACATCAATGTCAAAGCCATTATCATATACAAAAGCAACAGGAATGGTGAGAAGAAAATATGCCAGATGTATCACGTTTAGCTTCccaaaaggagaaaaagggAGGCTGACTGTATTAAAATGGAGGTGAATAAAGTATCATCGCACGTGTACGTTCTATTTTCCCCTTCTTGTGTAAGAATATAAGCAAAATGACTAAAAGTGAAATTGGAAAGGCCATACAAGTGGCaagatgaaatttaatataatagttctacaaatcaaatcaaatcacgCAGAAGATTTTTTAGGACAACAAAAGGTTCAAAATTTCAAACGATGGTTACCGATTAGACAAGAGCATCTCTTGTTTTCTCAAACCATGGCTTGATAGTGAATTGGTATCACCTGAACTAATATTGGCAAGCAAGTTTATAGCCAGAAATCAGTTGACTGGTCTTAGTCTCATCCTAGAAATTGCAAGCTCTCCTAAACAGCACAAGATACAAATAACAATGATGAGTTGATGCTGAATACATAAATATGAAGCTCCATACTAGTGTGAGAACATTTTGAGTGTTAAAACAAGTCACAGTGCAACCTTGCTATTACATTGACAATTTAAAAACAGCCTGCCTAAACACTATAAACATCCAGAAAGAGGAAATTTTAAGCAGTAGATAATGATGGAAGCTGTGGCACGCACCTTCTTTTTGGACAATGTATCCACAGGCGACGTGACTTTTGGCTGAACATAGTTCTTCCCTCTATAAAATATGACAGTGTCATCTCCAATTATTTGTATAGGGATCCCACCACTCAATCTGGCAATTTCCTGAGCAAACTCTTGTACTTGGCCAGGTTTGCAAGAAGAATTGCAGATGACCTTTACAGTTTCATGTTTCTTCCAATGCATATGCATATTAAGAATGACACCTCCAAATACTCCTCTTCTTCCTATTGGAACATAATTAGACTTTTTCTGGGCCatctttttcatgaaaaaacgCTCCTCGCCAGTCAGTTCATGTGGTTTGACTTCAGGTCCCTGCATTTTAGGAACTTCATACCGCTTGAGTCTTTCAACCAGCTTAGCTTCCTTGATTCTGGCCTGTGATTATAGGAACAAGCAACGAAAAAGTAATCACCTATATGAAACATGGGAGACATTAATTGGATTTAGTAGCCTCATGGAAAAATTTCTATCCTAATATAGTTTTCCTTCTCTGTTCTCATCACAAACAGGCCTAATAAAGAGGGGAGCGTATTGATCCTCACATTAACTCGTCAATTCTTTTCCATTACACATACAAGTAATGGAAAAATTGATCCCTGCAGTATTTTTGCAAGGTGAATTTgttcttttatccttttctaGTTGCATGCAATAGGCACAAGAAAAAATCACATACAGGGAATTATGCTCagaataaatattagaaatggGGTTGAAATCACGTTGATTGAATTTCACAAACACAGGATCAGGTCTTTTATCGTCAGCTAGTTATATGCACTCAACTACCGCATCTTACATTCAATAACAATACAGCTtgcagccaaaaaaaaaaaaaagaccattgtACTTACAAAGTCCAACAAAACCAGGCTGGAAAAACAGTCCAATCATGCTCAGTCCCTCAAGCTTAGACATAATTCCCACTTCTGTATATGCAAAATTTAGCTTCCTCTTCCTTTTAGAAGGCACACTGGTTAATATTTTTACCAAAGATCATGCTATTGTTCGATTATCAAAGGCTAGTTGTTTCCACTTAACTAATGGGCGGCAAAATGTTATGCAAAAGAACTTCACTTCAATAAATTACTTGattcataacaaaaattataaatggttGAGATCACAttgattatattttcttttatcctaAGCTAATTGTATGCAATCAACTATAACTTATCTCAAACTCAATAACTAGTTACAATaagctaaataaaaatactaaacatCAAAATTAGCAGCCAACCAAgccagaaaccaaaaaaaaaaaaaaaacaaaaattcaatcaTGCTCACCCTCTCAAGTTTGGTCTTAATCCTCTCTTCTACATTGGCAAATTTCTGCCCCTTCTTCCTCTTAACTGTAAGCGAACGCGGGTCCTTTCTATTAGCAgcttttctcttctccttctctttctttctctgcaaCTTCAATCTCTTCTTTGTCATCCACTTCTCTTTCTTTGGAGGGTCAGCCTCATGTGTTTCAAACTTGGGTTTTCCTTGTGATATCACTAAGTTCACTCTTCCATGACTCACATTTCTAAA
This window contains:
- the LOC133672746 gene encoding uncharacterized CRM domain-containing protein At3g25440, chloroplastic, whose amino-acid sequence is MAKALFFHSLKRAASSLLKPPSSFLRPILQAHESILIQSRQRISQNLINPSWGFRNVSHGRVNLVISQGKPKFETHEADPPKKEKWMTKKRLKLQRKKEKEKRKAANRKDPRSLTVKRKKGQKFANVEERIKTKLERARIKEAKLVERLKRYEVPKMQGPEVKPHELTGEERFFMKKMAQKKSNYVPIGRRGVFGGVILNMHMHWKKHETVKVICNSSCKPGQVQEFAQEIARLSGGIPIQIIGDDTVIFYRGKNYVQPKVTSPVDTLSKKKALEKSKYEQSLETVRHFIAIAEKELELYCRHNALYGDSNNRNPGSILDGPTRKYLEESGKPVKQNSDLSCNSFPPGLTEIKASATYEDLSEAEDNSEVEDLSLSESDSEDDHLSDLDDEESRDSSSATKTSSSAILGSSSIL